A genomic region of Streptomyces rimosus contains the following coding sequences:
- a CDS encoding L-threonylcarbamoyladenylate synthase, which produces MARRYDCSDATDRATGLREAASAVRRGELVVLPTDTVYGIGADAFSAQAVGDLLEAKGRGRGMPSPVLVGSPNTLHGLVTDFSEQAWELVDAFWPGALTLVATHQPSLTWDLGETRGTVAVRMPLHPVAIELLTEFGPMAVSSANLTGHPSPQDCDAAQEMLGDSVSVYLDGGPTPAAVPSSIVDVTGPTPLLLRAGAISAEELRKVAPGLEVAN; this is translated from the coding sequence ATGGCACGGCGTTACGACTGCAGCGACGCGACCGACCGCGCGACCGGTCTGCGCGAGGCCGCATCGGCCGTCCGTCGCGGCGAGCTGGTCGTGCTGCCGACCGACACCGTCTACGGCATCGGCGCGGACGCGTTCAGTGCCCAGGCCGTCGGTGACCTGCTGGAGGCCAAGGGCCGCGGGCGCGGCATGCCCTCGCCGGTGCTCGTCGGCTCCCCGAACACCCTGCACGGCCTCGTCACGGACTTCTCCGAGCAGGCATGGGAGCTGGTCGACGCCTTCTGGCCCGGCGCGCTGACCCTGGTCGCCACCCACCAGCCGTCGCTGACCTGGGACCTGGGGGAGACCCGCGGCACGGTCGCGGTCCGTATGCCGCTGCACCCGGTCGCCATCGAGCTGCTGACCGAGTTCGGCCCGATGGCCGTCTCCAGCGCCAACCTGACCGGCCACCCGTCCCCGCAGGACTGCGACGCGGCCCAGGAGATGCTCGGCGACTCCGTCTCCGTCTACCTGGACGGCGGTCCGACCCCCGCCGCCGTACCGTCCTCGATCGTCGACGTCACCGGCCCCACGCCGCTGCTGCTCCGCGCGGGCGCGATCAGCGCGGAGGAGCTGCGCAAGGTGGCCCCTGGGCTTGAGGTGGCGAATTGA
- the prfA gene encoding peptide chain release factor 1: MFEAVEELIGEHADLEKRLADPAVHADQREAKRLNKRYFELTPIITTYRAWKQTGDDIETARELAADDPDFADEVKDLEARREELTEKLRLLLVPRDPSDDKDVILEVKAGEGGEESALFAGDLLRMYLRYAERVGWKTEILDANESDLGGYKDVQVAVKTKGGNGATEPGQGVWARLKYEGGVHRVQRVPATESQGRIHTSAAGVLVTPEAEEVEVEIGPNDLRIDVYRSSGPGGQSVNTTDSAVRITHLPTGIVVSCQNEKSQLQNKEQALRILRSRLLAAAQEEAEKEASDARRSQVRTVDRSERIRTYNFPENRISDHRVGFKAYNLDQVLDGELDPVIQACVDADSAAKLAAAQ, encoded by the coding sequence ATGTTCGAGGCGGTCGAGGAACTGATCGGCGAGCACGCCGATCTTGAGAAGCGGCTGGCCGACCCCGCGGTCCACGCCGACCAGCGCGAGGCCAAGCGGCTCAACAAGCGCTATTTCGAACTGACCCCGATCATCACGACGTACCGCGCCTGGAAGCAGACCGGCGACGACATCGAGACGGCCCGCGAACTGGCCGCCGACGACCCGGACTTCGCCGACGAGGTCAAGGACCTCGAAGCGCGCCGCGAGGAGCTGACCGAGAAGCTGCGGCTGCTGCTCGTCCCGCGCGACCCCAGCGACGACAAGGACGTCATCCTGGAGGTCAAGGCGGGCGAGGGCGGCGAGGAGTCCGCGCTGTTCGCCGGCGACCTGCTGCGCATGTACCTGCGCTACGCCGAGCGCGTCGGCTGGAAGACCGAGATCCTCGACGCCAACGAGTCCGACCTCGGCGGCTACAAGGACGTCCAGGTCGCCGTGAAGACCAAGGGCGGCAACGGGGCCACCGAGCCCGGCCAGGGCGTATGGGCCCGCCTGAAGTACGAGGGCGGGGTGCACCGCGTCCAGCGGGTGCCCGCCACCGAGTCCCAGGGCCGCATCCACACCTCGGCGGCCGGTGTGCTCGTCACGCCCGAGGCCGAGGAGGTCGAGGTCGAGATCGGCCCGAACGACCTGCGCATCGACGTCTACCGCTCCTCGGGCCCCGGCGGCCAGTCGGTCAACACCACCGACTCCGCCGTGCGCATCACCCACCTGCCCACCGGCATCGTCGTCTCCTGCCAGAACGAGAAGAGCCAGCTCCAGAACAAGGAGCAGGCCCTGCGCATCCTGCGCTCGCGGCTGCTGGCCGCCGCCCAGGAGGAGGCCGAGAAGGAGGCGTCGGACGCCCGGCGCAGCCAGGTGCGCACCGTCGACCGCTCCGAGCGCATTCGGACGTACAACTTCCCGGAAAACCGCATTTCGGACCACCGGGTCGGCTTCAAGGCGTACAACCTTGACCAGGTCCTCGACGGCGAGCTCGACCCGGTCATCCAGGCGTGCGTGGACGCCGACTCGGCCGCCAAGCTGGCCGCCGCCCAGTAA
- a CDS encoding LCP family protein — MADDSRAANPAKSRSRGIRATGRRRKGPTRRRRVLTITICALVSCVLLGGAGLGYVYFKLNGNLKGVDINAALGKDRPKDNDDGSMDILVMGSDSRAGANGSYGTDEGNARSDTAMIVHIFKGHKKASVVSIPRDTLVQRPDCTTKNGKNVPGQRRAMFNTAFEVGGPACAVKTVESMSGIRMDHFVEVDFTGFKKLIDALGGVDITTTKPIHDKKSHLDLEPGKHTLNGENALGLVRTRHGVPGGDGSDLGRIQLQQTFIKALMNQVKNIGLLSNPTKLYGIADTATKAITTDTDLNSVNALMGLAKEMGGIGSDSIDMVTLPVTYDKKDPSRVLPLDKQSRQVWDALRQDQDIPKDAIKDSAGDKGGTASYVK; from the coding sequence ATGGCGGACGACAGCAGGGCCGCGAACCCGGCCAAGAGCCGCTCCCGCGGCATACGTGCCACGGGCCGCCGGCGCAAGGGGCCGACCCGGCGCCGCCGCGTCCTGACGATCACCATATGCGCGCTGGTCAGCTGCGTGCTGCTGGGCGGCGCCGGACTGGGGTACGTCTACTTCAAGCTCAACGGCAACCTGAAGGGCGTCGACATCAACGCCGCCCTGGGCAAGGACCGGCCGAAGGACAACGACGACGGGTCGATGGACATCCTCGTGATGGGATCGGACTCCCGGGCGGGCGCGAACGGCTCGTACGGTACGGACGAGGGCAACGCCCGCTCCGACACCGCGATGATCGTGCACATCTTCAAGGGCCACAAGAAGGCCAGCGTCGTCAGCATCCCGCGCGACACCCTGGTCCAGCGCCCCGACTGCACGACCAAGAACGGCAAGAACGTACCGGGCCAGCGCCGGGCCATGTTCAACACCGCCTTCGAGGTCGGCGGCCCGGCCTGCGCGGTCAAGACCGTCGAGTCGATGAGCGGCATCCGCATGGACCACTTCGTCGAGGTCGACTTCACCGGCTTCAAGAAGCTCATCGACGCGCTGGGCGGCGTGGACATCACCACCACCAAGCCCATCCACGACAAGAAGAGCCACCTGGACCTGGAGCCCGGCAAGCACACCCTCAACGGCGAGAACGCGCTCGGCCTCGTCCGTACCCGGCACGGCGTGCCCGGCGGCGACGGCAGCGACCTGGGCCGCATCCAGCTCCAGCAGACGTTCATCAAGGCCCTGATGAACCAGGTCAAGAACATCGGGCTGCTGTCGAACCCGACGAAGCTCTACGGCATCGCCGACACCGCCACCAAGGCCATCACCACCGACACCGACCTGAACTCGGTCAACGCGCTGATGGGCCTGGCCAAGGAGATGGGCGGCATCGGGTCGGACAGCATCGACATGGTCACCCTGCCGGTGACGTACGACAAGAAGGACCCGTCCCGGGTGCTGCCGCTGGACAAGCAGTCCCGGCAGGTCTGGGACGCGCTGCGCCAGGACCAGGACATCCCCAAGGACGCGATCAAGGATTCCGCGGGTGACAAGGGCGGAACCGCCAGCTACGTAAAGTAG
- a CDS encoding arsenate reductase/protein-tyrosine-phosphatase family protein: MIAPLGRGIAGPGEDTYRTFRILHVSTGNVCRSPITERLHRHALDLRLGADRGGLIVESAGTWGHEGAPMETHAATVLADYGADPADFTGRELLDEHVIRADLVLTATRDHRAQVISMGHSAGLRTFTLKEFNRLVRAIDPATLPEPDPALPGGGLVERARALVGAAAALRGWLLAPNPEADEVYDPYGAPITFFRSIGDEINQALDPVVTALTGVPARA, from the coding sequence TTGATTGCGCCCCTCGGGCGTGGCATAGCGGGACCCGGCGAGGACACCTACCGCACCTTCCGCATCCTCCACGTCAGCACCGGCAACGTCTGCCGCTCGCCGATCACCGAGCGGCTGCACCGGCACGCCCTCGACCTGCGCCTGGGCGCGGACCGCGGCGGCCTGATCGTGGAGAGCGCCGGCACCTGGGGCCACGAGGGCGCGCCCATGGAGACCCACGCCGCCACGGTTTTGGCCGACTACGGAGCGGATCCGGCCGATTTCACCGGCCGCGAGCTGCTGGACGAGCACGTCATCCGCGCCGACCTGGTCCTGACCGCCACCCGCGACCACCGCGCGCAGGTCATCTCCATGGGCCATTCGGCCGGGCTGCGCACCTTCACGCTCAAGGAGTTCAACCGGCTCGTACGGGCCATAGACCCGGCGACGCTGCCCGAGCCCGACCCGGCGCTGCCCGGCGGCGGCCTGGTCGAACGCGCCCGCGCCCTGGTCGGCGCCGCCGCCGCGCTGCGCGGCTGGCTGCTGGCGCCGAACCCGGAGGCGGACGAGGTCTACGACCCGTACGGCGCGCCCATCACGTTCTTCCGCTCCATCGGCGACGAGATCAACCAGGCGCTGGACCCCGTGGTGACGGCGCTGACGGGAGTTCCGGCGCGGGCCTGA
- the rho gene encoding transcription termination factor Rho: protein MSDTTDLMGVRTDGSATAPATDAPAAPARRRRSGTGLDGMVLAELQQVASSLGIKGTARMRKSQLIEVIKEKQAQGAGAASAKGDAPAETETKPKRRTTSKARTGEDGAAKAADKAAEKAADQAAGQQQIDIPGQTGEEPTGERRRRRATAAAGSPEGAGEAKTEAKAEAKADTRAAQREDGKAEAAADSAEGRQGKGDRQDRGDRQDRGQKGDRQGRGERGQRDRRNKNNDGGDQQGGGNRQRDNRDNRDGRDNRDNRRADEDGDDFEGGRRGRRGRYRDRRGRRGRDDFGNEPQVSEDDVLIPVAGILDILDNYAFIRTSGYLPGPNDVYVSLAQVRKNGLRKGDHVTGAVRQPREGERREKFNALVRLDTVNSVAPEQGRGRPEFGKLTPLYPQERLRLEGEPGALTPRIIDLVAPIGKGQRGLIVAPPKTGKTMIMQAIANSITRNSPECHLMVVLVDERPEEVTDMQRSVKGEVISSTFDRPAEDHTTVAELAIERAKRLVELGHDVVVLLDSITRLGRAYNLAAPASGRILSGGVDSTALYPPKKFFGAARNIEDGGSLTILATALVETGSRMDEVIFEEFKGTGNMELKLDRKLSDKRIFPAVDVDASSTRKEEILMGSDELAVVWKLRRVLHALDQQQAIELLLDKMKQTKSNAEFLLQIQKTTPGMGNGNGND from the coding sequence GTGAGCGACACCACCGATCTGATGGGCGTACGCACCGATGGCAGTGCCACCGCGCCCGCCACGGACGCTCCCGCCGCGCCTGCGCGGCGCCGCCGTTCCGGCACCGGCCTGGACGGCATGGTCCTGGCAGAGCTGCAGCAGGTCGCCTCCAGCCTCGGTATCAAGGGCACCGCGCGGATGCGCAAGAGCCAGCTGATCGAGGTCATCAAGGAGAAGCAGGCCCAGGGCGCCGGCGCCGCCTCCGCCAAGGGCGACGCGCCCGCAGAGACCGAGACCAAGCCCAAGCGCCGGACGACCTCCAAGGCCCGTACGGGCGAGGACGGCGCCGCCAAGGCCGCGGACAAGGCGGCCGAGAAGGCCGCCGACCAGGCCGCCGGGCAGCAGCAGATCGACATCCCGGGCCAGACCGGCGAGGAGCCCACCGGCGAGCGCCGCCGGCGCCGCGCCACCGCCGCCGCGGGCAGCCCCGAGGGCGCCGGCGAGGCGAAGACCGAGGCCAAGGCCGAGGCGAAGGCCGACACCCGGGCGGCGCAGCGCGAGGACGGCAAGGCCGAGGCCGCCGCCGACAGCGCCGAGGGCCGCCAGGGCAAGGGCGACCGCCAGGACCGCGGGGACCGTCAGGACCGCGGCCAGAAGGGCGACCGCCAGGGCCGCGGCGAGCGCGGCCAGCGCGACCGCCGCAACAAGAACAACGACGGCGGCGACCAGCAGGGCGGCGGCAACCGCCAGCGCGACAACCGCGACAACCGCGACGGCCGCGACAACCGTGACAACCGCCGGGCCGACGAGGACGGGGACGACTTCGAGGGCGGCCGCCGCGGCCGCCGCGGCCGCTACCGGGACCGCCGGGGCCGTCGCGGCCGGGACGACTTCGGCAACGAGCCGCAGGTCTCCGAGGACGACGTGCTGATCCCCGTCGCGGGCATCCTCGACATCCTCGACAACTACGCGTTCATCCGGACCTCCGGCTACCTGCCGGGACCGAACGACGTGTACGTCTCGCTCGCCCAGGTCCGCAAGAACGGCCTGCGCAAGGGCGACCACGTCACCGGCGCGGTCCGCCAGCCCCGCGAGGGCGAGCGGCGCGAGAAGTTCAACGCGCTGGTGCGCCTGGACACCGTCAACAGCGTCGCGCCCGAACAGGGCCGCGGGCGACCGGAGTTCGGCAAGCTGACGCCCCTTTACCCGCAGGAGCGGCTGCGCCTGGAAGGTGAGCCCGGCGCGCTGACGCCGCGCATCATCGACCTGGTCGCGCCGATCGGCAAGGGCCAGCGCGGTCTGATCGTGGCCCCGCCGAAGACCGGCAAGACCATGATCATGCAGGCGATCGCCAACTCGATCACCCGCAACAGCCCCGAGTGCCACCTGATGGTCGTCCTGGTCGACGAGCGTCCGGAAGAGGTCACCGACATGCAGCGGTCGGTCAAGGGCGAGGTCATCTCCTCGACCTTCGACCGCCCGGCCGAGGACCACACCACCGTCGCGGAGCTCGCCATCGAGCGCGCCAAGCGCCTGGTGGAGCTGGGCCACGACGTGGTCGTCCTGCTGGACTCGATCACCCGCCTGGGCCGTGCGTACAACCTCGCGGCCCCCGCCTCCGGACGCATCCTGTCCGGTGGTGTCGACTCGACCGCGCTCTACCCGCCGAAGAAGTTCTTCGGTGCGGCGCGCAACATCGAGGACGGCGGCTCGCTGACCATCCTGGCCACCGCGCTGGTCGAGACCGGCTCGCGGATGGACGAGGTGATCTTCGAGGAGTTCAAGGGCACCGGCAACATGGAGCTCAAGCTCGACCGGAAGCTCTCGGACAAGCGCATCTTCCCGGCGGTGGACGTGGACGCGTCCAGCACCCGCAAGGAAGAGATCCTGATGGGCAGCGACGAGCTGGCCGTCGTCTGGAAGCTGCGCCGGGTGCTGCACGCCCTGGACCAGCAGCAGGCCATCGAGCTGCTGCTGGACAAGATGAAGCAGACGAAGTCCAACGCGGAGTTCCTGCTCCAGATCCAGAAGACGACGCCCGGCATGGGCAACGGCAACGGCAACGACTGA
- the rpmE gene encoding 50S ribosomal protein L31 produces the protein MKRDIHPEYVETQVSCTCGASFTTRSTVAGGTIRADICSECHPFYTGKQKILDTGGRVARFEARFGKAAGSAKK, from the coding sequence TTGAAGCGCGACATTCACCCGGAGTACGTCGAGACCCAGGTCAGCTGCACCTGTGGCGCGTCGTTCACCACCCGTAGCACCGTTGCCGGCGGCACCATCCGTGCCGACATCTGCTCCGAGTGCCACCCGTTCTACACGGGCAAGCAGAAGATCCTCGACACCGGTGGCCGCGTGGCCCGCTTCGAGGCCCGCTTCGGCAAGGCCGCCGGCTCCGCCAAGAAGTAG
- the prmC gene encoding peptide chain release factor N(5)-glutamine methyltransferase gives MLLAEVAQATQRLADAGVPSPRFDAEELAAHVHGVKRGELHRVADADFDARYWEAVARREAREPLQHITGRAFFRYLELHVGPGVFVPRPETESVVGWAIDAVRAMDVVEPLIVDLCTGSGAIALALAQEVPRSRVHAVELSDEAMQWARKNVEGSRVVLQQGDALTALPELDGQVDLVISNPPYIPLTEWEYVAPEARDHDPELALFSGQDGLDTIRGIERTAHRLLRPGGVVVIEHADTQGGQVPWIFTEERGWADAADHPDLNNRPRFATARRAMP, from the coding sequence GTGCTGCTCGCCGAGGTGGCGCAGGCCACCCAGCGGCTGGCCGACGCCGGCGTGCCCTCACCGCGCTTCGACGCCGAGGAACTCGCCGCGCACGTCCACGGCGTCAAACGCGGCGAACTGCACCGGGTCGCCGACGCGGACTTCGACGCCCGCTACTGGGAGGCCGTCGCGCGCCGCGAGGCCCGCGAGCCGCTCCAGCACATCACCGGGCGCGCCTTCTTCCGCTACCTGGAGCTGCACGTCGGCCCCGGCGTCTTCGTACCCCGCCCGGAGACCGAGTCGGTCGTCGGCTGGGCGATAGACGCCGTACGGGCCATGGACGTCGTCGAACCGCTCATCGTGGACCTGTGCACCGGCTCCGGAGCCATCGCGCTCGCCCTGGCGCAGGAGGTGCCGCGCTCGCGCGTGCACGCCGTGGAGCTGTCCGACGAGGCCATGCAGTGGGCGCGCAAGAACGTCGAGGGGTCCCGCGTCGTTCTCCAGCAGGGCGACGCGCTGACCGCGCTCCCCGAGCTGGACGGCCAGGTCGACCTGGTCATCTCGAACCCGCCGTACATCCCGCTGACCGAGTGGGAGTACGTCGCACCCGAGGCGCGCGACCACGACCCCGAGCTCGCGCTGTTCTCGGGCCAGGACGGCCTGGACACCATCCGCGGCATCGAGCGGACCGCGCACCGCCTGCTGCGGCCCGGCGGCGTCGTGGTCATCGAGCACGCCGACACCCAGGGCGGCCAGGTTCCGTGGATCTTCACCGAGGAGCGGGGCTGGGCCGACGCGGCCGACCACCCCGACCTGAACAACCGGCCCCGCTTCGCCACCGCGCGCAGGGCGATGCCATGA
- a CDS encoding serine hydroxymethyltransferase, protein MPATTASSRSETTAARRTAAGRGAGETGDPPPPWTPDFAGLLDQDPEVAGVLLAEVARQDDGLQLVAAENFASRAVLAALGSPLANKYAEGYPGARHHGGCEVVDLAERLAVERAKALFGAEHANVQSHSGSSAVLAAYAALLRPGDAVLAMALPHGGHLTHGSPANFSGRWFDFAGYGVDPDTGLLDYDEVRELARTHRPKAIVCGSICYPRHLDYAAFREIADEVGAYLIADAAHPIGLVAGGMAPNPVPYADVVCATTHKVLRGPRGGMILCGAELAERIDRAVFPFTQGGAQMNAVAAKAVAFAEAATDAFAAYTRQVVANARALAAVLAEEGLPVTTGGTDTHLITADPAPLGVDARTARGRCAAAGIVLDTCALPCPDDPSGRRPGLRLGAAALTTQGMGEEEAAYVGALIAAAVREDPTARAKTAALVRRFPPYPDLT, encoded by the coding sequence ATGCCCGCCACCACCGCGTCATCCCGGAGCGAGACCACGGCTGCCCGGCGGACGGCCGCCGGGCGCGGGGCGGGGGAGACCGGCGATCCGCCGCCGCCCTGGACGCCCGACTTCGCCGGGCTGCTGGACCAGGACCCCGAGGTCGCGGGGGTGCTGCTGGCGGAGGTGGCCCGGCAGGACGACGGGCTGCAGCTCGTCGCCGCCGAGAACTTCGCCTCCCGGGCCGTTCTGGCCGCCCTCGGCTCCCCGCTCGCCAACAAGTACGCCGAGGGGTATCCGGGCGCCCGGCACCACGGCGGCTGCGAGGTCGTGGACCTCGCCGAGCGGCTCGCCGTGGAGCGCGCCAAGGCGCTGTTCGGCGCCGAGCACGCCAATGTGCAGTCCCACTCCGGCTCGTCCGCCGTGCTGGCCGCCTACGCCGCCCTGCTGCGCCCCGGCGATGCCGTCCTGGCCATGGCGCTGCCGCACGGCGGGCACCTCACCCACGGCTCGCCGGCCAACTTCTCCGGCCGCTGGTTCGACTTCGCGGGCTACGGGGTCGACCCGGACACCGGGCTGCTGGACTACGACGAGGTACGGGAGCTGGCCCGCACCCACCGGCCGAAGGCCATCGTCTGCGGCTCGATCTGCTACCCGCGGCACCTGGACTACGCCGCCTTCCGCGAGATCGCCGACGAGGTGGGCGCGTACCTCATCGCGGACGCGGCACACCCCATCGGGCTGGTCGCGGGGGGCATGGCGCCCAACCCGGTCCCGTACGCGGACGTGGTGTGCGCGACCACCCACAAGGTGCTGCGCGGCCCCCGCGGCGGCATGATCCTGTGCGGCGCCGAGCTGGCCGAGCGCATCGACCGGGCCGTCTTCCCCTTCACGCAGGGCGGCGCCCAGATGAACGCGGTCGCCGCCAAGGCCGTCGCCTTCGCCGAGGCCGCCACCGACGCGTTCGCCGCCTACACCCGGCAGGTGGTCGCCAACGCGCGGGCGCTGGCCGCCGTACTGGCCGAGGAGGGGCTGCCGGTCACCACCGGCGGTACGGACACCCACCTGATCACCGCCGACCCGGCGCCGCTGGGCGTGGACGCCCGTACTGCCAGAGGGCGTTGCGCGGCGGCGGGCATCGTGCTGGACACCTGCGCCCTGCCGTGCCCGGACGACCCGTCCGGCCGCCGTCCCGGCCTGCGGCTGGGGGCCGCCGCGCTGACCACCCAGGGCATGGGCGAGGAGGAGGCCGCGTACGTCGGCGCGCTGATCGCGGCGGCCGTCCGGGAGGACCCGACAGCCCGCGCGAAGACCGCGGCATTGGTCCGGCGCTTCCCTCCTTATCCCGATCTCACCTAG